Proteins encoded together in one Lathyrus oleraceus cultivar Zhongwan6 chromosome 5, CAAS_Psat_ZW6_1.0, whole genome shotgun sequence window:
- the LOC127081122 gene encoding uncharacterized protein LOC127081122 — translation MPKAPLDNVSLDYVKNVERWKYVIQRRVSLERELGKDALKCKEVMELIEVVGLMKIVTQFGPCYESLVKEFVVTIPDGCDDTKSADYGKVYVRGNAVTFSPVVINKLLGRTEGSRDELEVTDDQVCKEITPKQVRHWPNKGKLSAGKLSIKYAMLHRIGTSNWVPTNYTSTISTGLGKFIYVVGTRRVLDFGKYIFEQVLKQSFSIAVKNSIYFPSLICGIILNQHLGIFLPIDSVKKRDYPLSLHYKLFAGAHVPNIVITSSQVPVIATSKKSVIAHLKETCKELEDSIRSRTATKIKLETLVKALMEEEKKGVVQGGDDNEGTDDEDYVGEDDVDEEKEDEGEGYVITDLASHKDI, via the coding sequence ATGCCCAAAGCTCCACTGGACAATGTTTCTTTAGATTATGTGAAGAATGTAGAAAGATGGAAGTAtgtcattcagaggagggtaTCCCTGGAAAGGGAATTGGGTAAGGATGCCCTCAAGTGTAAGGAGGTCATGGAACTTATAGAAGTTGTCGGGTTGATGAAGATTGTTACACAATTTGGCCCTTGCTATGAAAGCTTAGTCAAGGAGTTTGTGGTGACTATCCCTGATGGATGTGATGATACAAAGAGTGCTGACTATGGTAAGGTGTATGTAAGAGGAAATGCTGTGACATTCTCTCCAGTTGTGATTAATAAATTACTAGGAAGAACTGAAGGATCTCGGGATGAGCTAGAGGTTACTGATGATCAGGTGTGCAAAGAGATCACGCCCAAGCAGGTTAGACATTGGCCAAACAAAGGGAAACTGTCTGCTGGTAAGTTGAGTATAAAATATGCCATGCTTCATAGGATTGGAACTTCCAACTGGGTTCCCACTAATTATACCTCAACAATCTCTACTGGTCTTGGGAAATTTATTTATGTTGTTGGAACAAGAAGAGTGCTTGACTTTGGAAAATACATCTTTGAACAAGTGCTAAAACAATCCTTCTCTATTGCGGTAAAAAATTCCATCTATTTTCCATCCCTCATTTGTGGAATCATCCTAAATCAACATCTTGGTATTTTTCTTCCCATTGACAGTGTGAAGAAAAGAGATTATCCCTTATCTCTCCACTACAAACTCTTTGCAGGAGCACATGTCCCAAACATTGTTATTACATCTTCTCAGGTACCTGTCATTGCCACCTCCAAGAAGAGTGTCATTGCTCACCTGAAGGAAACTTGTAAAGAGTTGGAGGATTCCATCAGATCTAGAACTGCAACAAAGATTAAACTTGAGACATTGGTGAAGGCACTGATGGAAGAAGAGAAAAAGGGAGTTGTACAAGGTGGTGATGACAATGAAGGAACTGATGATGAAGACTATGTTGGTGAAGATGATGTTGATGAAGAGAAAGAAGATGAAGGAGAAGGGTATGTAATAACTGACTTAGCTAGTCATAAAGATATCTGA
- the LOC127081123 gene encoding uncharacterized mitochondrial protein AtMg00810-like, with protein sequence MDGIDKTLFVKEKDGKIMIAHIYVDDIVFGGMSDEIVQHFVKQMQSEFEMSLVGELAYFLGLQVKQMEDSMFLCQSKYAKSIVKKFGLENSSHKRTPAPTHLKLSKYEKGLSVNHGLYRSMIGSHLYLTTSRPDINFVVGVCARYQAEPEVSHINQVKGF encoded by the coding sequence ATGGATGGAATTGATAAAACTCTCTTTGTCAAAGAAAAGGATGGAAAAATTATGATAGCTCATATCTATGTggatgacattgtgtttggagGGATGTCAGATGAGATAGTCCAACATTTTGTCAAgcaaatgcaatctgagtttgaaatgagtttggtagGAGAACTGGCGTACTTCCTTGGGCTccaagtcaaacagatggaagactccATGTTTTTGTGTCAAAGCAAATATGCAAAGAGTATTGTGAAGAAATTTGGATTGGAGAATtctagtcacaaaagaactcctgcacctaccCACTTAAAGTTATCTAAATATGAAAAAGGCTTAAGTGTTAACCATGGTTTATATAGAAGCATGATTGGCAGCCATCTATACCTTACAACAAGTAGACCAGATATAAATTTTGTtgttggagtgtgtgctagatatcaagcaGAACCCGAAGTGAGTCACATCAATCAAGTAAAAGGATTCTAA